From a single Maylandia zebra isolate NMK-2024a linkage group LG3, Mzebra_GT3a, whole genome shotgun sequence genomic region:
- the LOC101466898 gene encoding selection and upkeep of intraepithelial T-cells protein 1 isoform X3, whose translation MYQRLFLCARLLLFFTGEHAAHGKQGQVLAFAGGDVILPCNFRISDSTDFPTVEWSKEGLNPDVVFLYRDGCETYEIKNPIFEYRTSLIMKELKDGNISLRISNVKMSDAGKYKCLKLWKNAPREVTEVELVVGAVSEPKLSVVSVERCGVTVQCEVNFWPTEPQVTFLDHQGNDIPAQGSERDRDAIGRFIIKQRVTLQEGNSSITCRVHQPEINQTRETKILVSAQKKKRLHRKSSDQRKNSSTENMLNSLTEQLKERLAGLKSELQEKEEIIRQLKRNDQPSRAVATQHDQPIWGLFTSKPDIPKRPFNHYSDLDSNASYCADDYNPKFTASTKTYPPKSGSLHHKGSHLGVKRQNSNPAPGQPIQRKHRNRSSPAIMSLALPSLSLTSNAEKMLDHISSSKSEAEALLDQDAFSPLHRSYSAGSHLACSNNRFYVLEDLTEES comes from the exons gTGAACATGCTGCACATGGTAAACAGGGGCAGGTTCTAGCATTTGCTGGTGGAGATGTTATTCTACCATGCAACTTCAGGATCTCTGACAGCACTGACTTTCCGACTGTTGAGTGGTCCAAAGAAGGTCTGAACCCAGATGTGGTCTTCCTGTATCGGGATGGCTGTGAGACCTACGAAATAAAGAATCCAATCTTTGAGTACAGGACAAGCTTGATCATGAAAGAACTGAAAGATGGAAACATCTCATTAAGGATCTCCAATGTGAAAATGTCTGATGCAGGGAAGTACAAATGCCTCAAGCTCTGGAAGAATGCTCCTCGGGAGGTCACAgaagtggagcttgttgttg GTGCAGTCTCGGAGCCAAAGCTCTCAGTGGTTTCGGTTGAAAGATGTGGGGTGACTGTGCAGTGTGAGGTGAACTTCTGGCCAACAGAGCCTCAGGTAACATTTCTGGATCACCAAGGAAATGACATCCCCGCTCAAGGTTCAGAAAGAGATCGAGATGCCATCGGACGTTTCATCATCAAACAAAGAGTTACTCTGCAGGAAGGAAACAGCAG CATCACCTGCAGGGTTCACCAGCCAGAGATCAACCAGACCAGAGAAACAAAGATCCTCGTATCAG CCCAAAAAAAGAAGCGTCTTCACAGGAAGTCATCAGACCAAAGAAAGAATAGCAgcactgaaaatatgttaaacagtTTAACTGAGCAGCTAAAAGAAAGATTGGCTGGACTCAAGTCAGAGCTTCAGGAGAAAGAAGAGATCATTCGCCAGCTAAAAAGAAATGATCAGCCGTCTCGTGCTGTTGCTACCCAGCATGACCAACCAATTTGGGGCCTTTTCACGTCCAAACCAGACATCCCCAAAAGACCTTTCAATCATTATTCTGACCTTGACTCCAACGCTAGTTACTGTGCTGATGACTATAATCCAAAATTCACAGCTTCAACCAAAACTTACCCTCCAAAATCTGGCAGCTTACACCACAAAGGTTCACATTTAGGAGTCAAGAGGCAAAACAGCAATCCAGCACCGGGCCAACCAATCCAAAGAAAACATCGCAACAGAAGTAGTCCTGCTATTATGTCTTTAGCGTTACCTAGCTTGTCTTTAACCAGCAATGCAGAGAAAATGCTGGACCACATTAGCAGCTCAAAGAGTGAGGCTGAAGCCCTCCTAGATCAAGATGCATTCTCACCACTGCATAGAAGTTATTCAGCAGGTTCTCATTTAGCTTGCAGTAATAACCGCTTTTATGTACTGGAAGATTTAACTGAAGAGTCATGA
- the LOC101466898 gene encoding uncharacterized protein LOC101466898 isoform X2 has protein sequence MEKEVWAGEHAAHGKQGQVLAFAGGDVILPCNFRISDSTDFPTVEWSKEGLNPDVVFLYRDGCETYEIKNPIFEYRTSLIMKELKDGNISLRISNVKMSDAGKYKCLKLWKNAPREVTEVELVVGAVSEPKLSVVSVERCGVTVQCEVNFWPTEPQVTFLDHQGNDIPAQGSERDRDAIGRFIIKQRVTLQEGNSSITCRVHQPEINQTRETKILVSATCSSDICTAAFAAGGLASVLFSAILALLIYKEHNKSTQKKKRLHRKSSDQRKNSSTENMLNSLTEQLKERLAGLKSELQEKEEIIRQLKRNDQPSRAVATQHDQPIWGLFTSKPDIPKRPFNHYSDLDSNASYCADDYNPKFTASTKTYPPKSGSLHHKGSHLGVKRQNSNPAPGQPIQRKHRNRSSPAIMSLALPSLSLTSNAEKMLDHISSSKSEAEALLDQDAFSPLHRSYSAGSHLACSNNRFYVLEDLTEES, from the exons gTGAACATGCTGCACATGGTAAACAGGGGCAGGTTCTAGCATTTGCTGGTGGAGATGTTATTCTACCATGCAACTTCAGGATCTCTGACAGCACTGACTTTCCGACTGTTGAGTGGTCCAAAGAAGGTCTGAACCCAGATGTGGTCTTCCTGTATCGGGATGGCTGTGAGACCTACGAAATAAAGAATCCAATCTTTGAGTACAGGACAAGCTTGATCATGAAAGAACTGAAAGATGGAAACATCTCATTAAGGATCTCCAATGTGAAAATGTCTGATGCAGGGAAGTACAAATGCCTCAAGCTCTGGAAGAATGCTCCTCGGGAGGTCACAgaagtggagcttgttgttg GTGCAGTCTCGGAGCCAAAGCTCTCAGTGGTTTCGGTTGAAAGATGTGGGGTGACTGTGCAGTGTGAGGTGAACTTCTGGCCAACAGAGCCTCAGGTAACATTTCTGGATCACCAAGGAAATGACATCCCCGCTCAAGGTTCAGAAAGAGATCGAGATGCCATCGGACGTTTCATCATCAAACAAAGAGTTACTCTGCAGGAAGGAAACAGCAG CATCACCTGCAGGGTTCACCAGCCAGAGATCAACCAGACCAGAGAAACAAAGATCCTCGTATCAG CCACCTGCAGCTCTGACATTTGCACCGCTGCCTTTGCTGCTGGAGGGCTGGCTTCTGTCTTATTTTCAGCTATATTAGCTCTACTGATATATAAGGAACACAATAAATCAA CCCAAAAAAAGAAGCGTCTTCACAGGAAGTCATCAGACCAAAGAAAGAATAGCAgcactgaaaatatgttaaacagtTTAACTGAGCAGCTAAAAGAAAGATTGGCTGGACTCAAGTCAGAGCTTCAGGAGAAAGAAGAGATCATTCGCCAGCTAAAAAGAAATGATCAGCCGTCTCGTGCTGTTGCTACCCAGCATGACCAACCAATTTGGGGCCTTTTCACGTCCAAACCAGACATCCCCAAAAGACCTTTCAATCATTATTCTGACCTTGACTCCAACGCTAGTTACTGTGCTGATGACTATAATCCAAAATTCACAGCTTCAACCAAAACTTACCCTCCAAAATCTGGCAGCTTACACCACAAAGGTTCACATTTAGGAGTCAAGAGGCAAAACAGCAATCCAGCACCGGGCCAACCAATCCAAAGAAAACATCGCAACAGAAGTAGTCCTGCTATTATGTCTTTAGCGTTACCTAGCTTGTCTTTAACCAGCAATGCAGAGAAAATGCTGGACCACATTAGCAGCTCAAAGAGTGAGGCTGAAGCCCTCCTAGATCAAGATGCATTCTCACCACTGCATAGAAGTTATTCAGCAGGTTCTCATTTAGCTTGCAGTAATAACCGCTTTTATGTACTGGAAGATTTAACTGAAGAGTCATGA
- the LOC101466898 gene encoding putative selection and upkeep of intraepithelial T-cells protein 1 homolog isoform X4: MYQRLFLCARLLLFFTGEHAAHGKQGQVLAFAGGDVILPCNFRISDSTDFPTVEWSKEGLNPDVVFLYRDGCETYEIKNPIFEYRTSLIMKELKDGNISLRISNVKMSDAGKYKCLKLWKNAPREVTEVELVVGAVSEPKLSVVSVERCGVTVQCEVNFWPTEPQVTFLDHQGNDIPAQGSERDRDAIGRFIIKQRVTLQEGNSSITCRVHQPEINQTRETKILVSATCSSDICTAAFAAGGLASVLFSAILALLIYKEHNKSSKSLSSFNKDDTVKK, translated from the exons gTGAACATGCTGCACATGGTAAACAGGGGCAGGTTCTAGCATTTGCTGGTGGAGATGTTATTCTACCATGCAACTTCAGGATCTCTGACAGCACTGACTTTCCGACTGTTGAGTGGTCCAAAGAAGGTCTGAACCCAGATGTGGTCTTCCTGTATCGGGATGGCTGTGAGACCTACGAAATAAAGAATCCAATCTTTGAGTACAGGACAAGCTTGATCATGAAAGAACTGAAAGATGGAAACATCTCATTAAGGATCTCCAATGTGAAAATGTCTGATGCAGGGAAGTACAAATGCCTCAAGCTCTGGAAGAATGCTCCTCGGGAGGTCACAgaagtggagcttgttgttg GTGCAGTCTCGGAGCCAAAGCTCTCAGTGGTTTCGGTTGAAAGATGTGGGGTGACTGTGCAGTGTGAGGTGAACTTCTGGCCAACAGAGCCTCAGGTAACATTTCTGGATCACCAAGGAAATGACATCCCCGCTCAAGGTTCAGAAAGAGATCGAGATGCCATCGGACGTTTCATCATCAAACAAAGAGTTACTCTGCAGGAAGGAAACAGCAG CATCACCTGCAGGGTTCACCAGCCAGAGATCAACCAGACCAGAGAAACAAAGATCCTCGTATCAG CCACCTGCAGCTCTGACATTTGCACCGCTGCCTTTGCTGCTGGAGGGCTGGCTTCTGTCTTATTTTCAGCTATATTAGCTCTACTGATATATAAGGAACACAATAAATCAAGTAAGTCACTGTCTTCATTTAACAAAGATGATACAGTTAAAAAGTGA
- the LOC101466898 gene encoding uncharacterized protein LOC101466898 isoform X1 has translation MYQRLFLCARLLLFFTGEHAAHGKQGQVLAFAGGDVILPCNFRISDSTDFPTVEWSKEGLNPDVVFLYRDGCETYEIKNPIFEYRTSLIMKELKDGNISLRISNVKMSDAGKYKCLKLWKNAPREVTEVELVVGAVSEPKLSVVSVERCGVTVQCEVNFWPTEPQVTFLDHQGNDIPAQGSERDRDAIGRFIIKQRVTLQEGNSSITCRVHQPEINQTRETKILVSATCSSDICTAAFAAGGLASVLFSAILALLIYKEHNKSTQKKKRLHRKSSDQRKNSSTENMLNSLTEQLKERLAGLKSELQEKEEIIRQLKRNDQPSRAVATQHDQPIWGLFTSKPDIPKRPFNHYSDLDSNASYCADDYNPKFTASTKTYPPKSGSLHHKGSHLGVKRQNSNPAPGQPIQRKHRNRSSPAIMSLALPSLSLTSNAEKMLDHISSSKSEAEALLDQDAFSPLHRSYSAGSHLACSNNRFYVLEDLTEES, from the exons gTGAACATGCTGCACATGGTAAACAGGGGCAGGTTCTAGCATTTGCTGGTGGAGATGTTATTCTACCATGCAACTTCAGGATCTCTGACAGCACTGACTTTCCGACTGTTGAGTGGTCCAAAGAAGGTCTGAACCCAGATGTGGTCTTCCTGTATCGGGATGGCTGTGAGACCTACGAAATAAAGAATCCAATCTTTGAGTACAGGACAAGCTTGATCATGAAAGAACTGAAAGATGGAAACATCTCATTAAGGATCTCCAATGTGAAAATGTCTGATGCAGGGAAGTACAAATGCCTCAAGCTCTGGAAGAATGCTCCTCGGGAGGTCACAgaagtggagcttgttgttg GTGCAGTCTCGGAGCCAAAGCTCTCAGTGGTTTCGGTTGAAAGATGTGGGGTGACTGTGCAGTGTGAGGTGAACTTCTGGCCAACAGAGCCTCAGGTAACATTTCTGGATCACCAAGGAAATGACATCCCCGCTCAAGGTTCAGAAAGAGATCGAGATGCCATCGGACGTTTCATCATCAAACAAAGAGTTACTCTGCAGGAAGGAAACAGCAG CATCACCTGCAGGGTTCACCAGCCAGAGATCAACCAGACCAGAGAAACAAAGATCCTCGTATCAG CCACCTGCAGCTCTGACATTTGCACCGCTGCCTTTGCTGCTGGAGGGCTGGCTTCTGTCTTATTTTCAGCTATATTAGCTCTACTGATATATAAGGAACACAATAAATCAA CCCAAAAAAAGAAGCGTCTTCACAGGAAGTCATCAGACCAAAGAAAGAATAGCAgcactgaaaatatgttaaacagtTTAACTGAGCAGCTAAAAGAAAGATTGGCTGGACTCAAGTCAGAGCTTCAGGAGAAAGAAGAGATCATTCGCCAGCTAAAAAGAAATGATCAGCCGTCTCGTGCTGTTGCTACCCAGCATGACCAACCAATTTGGGGCCTTTTCACGTCCAAACCAGACATCCCCAAAAGACCTTTCAATCATTATTCTGACCTTGACTCCAACGCTAGTTACTGTGCTGATGACTATAATCCAAAATTCACAGCTTCAACCAAAACTTACCCTCCAAAATCTGGCAGCTTACACCACAAAGGTTCACATTTAGGAGTCAAGAGGCAAAACAGCAATCCAGCACCGGGCCAACCAATCCAAAGAAAACATCGCAACAGAAGTAGTCCTGCTATTATGTCTTTAGCGTTACCTAGCTTGTCTTTAACCAGCAATGCAGAGAAAATGCTGGACCACATTAGCAGCTCAAAGAGTGAGGCTGAAGCCCTCCTAGATCAAGATGCATTCTCACCACTGCATAGAAGTTATTCAGCAGGTTCTCATTTAGCTTGCAGTAATAACCGCTTTTATGTACTGGAAGATTTAACTGAAGAGTCATGA